The nucleotide window GTCTGGCCAAGGCTTCGTTCAAAGTTGGCGAGGTTGTCCAAATGATCACTGCCATTGCAGAACAAACCAATCTTCTGGCCCTCAATGCCACCATTGAAGCTGCCAGAGCCGGGGATGCCGGTAAGGGCTTTGCCATTGTGGCAGCGGAAGTCAAGGAACTGGCAAATCAGACCTCGAGCGCGACGGAGAGCATCGGAAACCAGATTTCTCAAATTCAGAATGCCACACAAGAAGCCGTTGATGCGATTGATAGTATCGGGAAGACCATCGACAAGGTGAAGGAAATCTCGGTTTCCATCGCCACCGCCATCGAACAACAAGACGGCGCCACTCGCGAAATCGCCCGCAATGTCGAACAAGCTGCGAACGGCGTAAAGAACGTTGCCAACAACATCGCTGATGTCGCGGGTGCTTCCGAAAGCAATCTCAAAACGGTCGGCAATTTTGTCGAAACAGCCGAGGAGCTTTCCAAGCAATCTCAAGCTTTGAGGACAGAAGTCGATGTCTATCTGAACGAAACAAGAGCCATCTGAGTAGCAATGTCTCCAACAATGCGGCAAATATTTTTTCATGTTTCAGAAAAATATTTGCCGCAGCATTCAGTCCGCGGTCGAGTGGTTTGATACTGATGTCAGCGGTGCTGACTGGAGGAGTCTGCAGGCCTGTTGCGAGGTCTTTATCGTTAACCGAGAGTTGAGATTTTTACGGTGAGAAGGAGCCCCGGCTTGTTGCTGGGGCTTTATATGATTCTCAATGCATTGCCGAAAAGCTGAAACGGAAATCGAGAGATGACTTCAAAGGCAGGCAATTCGAGGCATGGCCAATCATTGAGGCGCTGTCCTGATATTTGCGTTACCCGTTGAGCTATCGGGATCTGGAAGAAATGTGCCTTGAGCGCGGCTTCGCAGTCGAACACGGGAGCATCAATCGTTGGATCTTGGTCAATGCTCCCCTGATCGAGAAACGGTTCCGTCGGTTTTGAAAATCGCATTGTGGTTCTTCCCGGGTAGATGAAACCTATATCAAGGTGCGCGGCGCCTGGAACTATCTTTACCGGGCCATCGACAACCGTTCCCTCTCAGCATCTATGGGATAGATTGGGCTGATTGACAAAGGAGGATTTTGGCTCGTCATAGCTGGAGACCCGCAAAAACCGCTTGATTTGACCGCTGGAAATCCGTCAAGGCTGGCGGCCACGGCTCATTTCAGCGCTGATTGCGCTATTTTCGATGATATTGGGTCTTCTTTCTGCCCTTTTGGGCAGACTCATGCCATGGCGCTTCTGCGTTCATGGAAGATCAAGCGATCAAAATTGTAGGCGAGGTTGGCCAGCGTCAGTTTCGTTTCAGCCCGAGCAATCCCGATCGTGCGTATGAACAGGCCGTAGCGGTTCTTCTGATGGGCAAAGACATGCTCGACACGAGCACGTATCGATGACTTCTTCGCATTGGCACGGGATGTTGCCATCGGCATGGGTTTGCCTGCTGGCTTGCGTCGATGGACTTGGCTTGTCAGCATGTTGCTGGCCAGCCATTTCTCATTGCTCTGAGAACGATAGGCACTATCAGCCCAGACATCGGAGGCAGTATTGTCCTTACACAAGACATATCTTAACTGACGCCCGTCCGCATCAGCGGCCGACGTCACCATGCTGCCCCTTATGAAGCCGAATTTGCGATCAATGCTGATATGGCTCTTGTAGCCAAATACTGGAAGGGCAATCTGAGGCAATGGTGTTCCGTCTGGCCGATAGCGCACTTTTCCGCCAATCTTCAGTGTCCAGCGAGCATTGGTATCCTTTTGCGCGGCCTTATTCGGCTGATCTGGCCAAATCTCTTTGGCAGACTTGCCTTCCTTGACCGCCTCCTTCTCGCCATCGGTATTGCGTTGCTTGGGAGCGGGAACCAAAGTGGCATCCACTATCTGTCCCGACATAGGGATGTAGCCCTTCTTGTGCAATTGCCAATCAAAGGCCTTCATGACGCGCTTCAGGGTACCGGTCTCCGTCATGCGATTGCGGAAATGACGGATGGTATTCTCGTCGGGAGTGGAGCCCCCCAATTCAAAGTTCAGAAACCGCATCCAGGACAGGCGATCACGGATCATGAATTCCATTTTGGCATCGGACAAATTGTGCTGAGCCTGCAGGATCAAAACCTTGAACATGGACACAGGGTCAAACGGAGGGCGACCGCCCTTGGACCCATCACCGTAGCCGAGACCTTCAACAAGCCAGACACGAAAATACTCAAAGTCAATCGTGGCATCGAGAACCTCAAGAGGATCACCATGCTTGCTCAGACGTTCAAGATGCTCGGGCAAACCGAAAAGATTGCTTGGATTCATGCCATATCCCCCATGACATCAGGGAATCACACACCCGTCAAAATTGCGAGAGGTTTTTGCGGGTCTCCAGCTCTATCAAAGGAAGCCAAGGTGAGACAGAAATCCGGTCCGCAGAAACCATCTGCAGAGAAGACCATCAAAGATATCCGCCGCAAAACCCGCAAGAAGCATTCGGCAGGCATGCCTCAACACCGTAACCTAAAGGACAGCGGTCCAAATCTTCCTATGCTGAAAGTCATACTCCGGGACTAACGATGGGCATTGAGAACGGTTGTGAGCCTTCACCCCAACGCCGTGAGCGATGGGGGCAAGCGTGATCCCTTTACCGATGGGAATGGCGATCCCGCAG belongs to uncultured Cohaesibacter sp. and includes:
- a CDS encoding IS5 family transposase, which produces MNPSNLFGLPEHLERLSKHGDPLEVLDATIDFEYFRVWLVEGLGYGDGSKGGRPPFDPVSMFKVLILQAQHNLSDAKMEFMIRDRLSWMRFLNFELGGSTPDENTIRHFRNRMTETGTLKRVMKAFDWQLHKKGYIPMSGQIVDATLVPAPKQRNTDGEKEAVKEGKSAKEIWPDQPNKAAQKDTNARWTLKIGGKVRYRPDGTPLPQIALPVFGYKSHISIDRKFGFIRGSMVTSAADADGRQLRYVLCKDNTASDVWADSAYRSQSNEKWLASNMLTSQVHRRKPAGKPMPMATSRANAKKSSIRARVEHVFAHQKNRYGLFIRTIGIARAETKLTLANLAYNFDRLIFHERRSAMA